The Paenibacillus pabuli DNA segment GTCAGGTGGTTTTTTATTTAAACTCACTTATTTTCTTTCCGAAATGTTGACGTTAAAACAAACCCGAACGCCCGCGCAGCTTCGCCAGCGCTTCCATATAGAAATAGTCGCCGTAGATGATCGGCACATTCAATCCCCGTCCTTCCGGGTAATGCACGGTTCCCTGCATGATCAGCCCCTCTTCCGCTGCTGACTCGCCTGAGCTGTAGCGCTCATGCAGGCCGCGAACGATGCGCTCTCCCGCTGCGGCATACTCTTCTCCGCGTGGCGACAGCTTCGCCAGCTCAAGCAGACCGCTCGCCGCAATCGCAGCGGCGGACGAATCCCACGCCACCTGATGCTCCGCAGGTGCGCGGAAATCCCAAAACGGCACGATATCTTCGGCAAGCATGGCGAGGAAGAAATCGGCCGCGCGTTCCGCTGTCTCCAGATAGCGGGCTTCGCCCGTATACCGGTAAGACAGCGCAAAACCATGCAGCGCCCAGGCGGTGCCCCGCGCCCAGGCGGAACCCGGAGCATGGCCCTGTCCGCCATGCTCTCGCAGCTTCTGCCCCGTGTGTGGATCGAACTCCACCACGTGGCAGATGGACCCGTCTGCGCGGATGAACTCGCGCGCTACAGTGTCCGCATGTGCTTCCGCCAGCAAGCGGAAGCGGGGGTCGCCGCTCTGCTCGGATGCCCAGTAAAGCAGCGGCAGGTTCATCATGCTGTCGATGATGGCTACGCCGCGTGTATCCATCGTGGACGAGTTGAAGTTCCAGGCACGAATGAACTGACCGCGTACATTGAAGCGAGCAGCAAATAGATTGGCAGCAAGCATCCCCCGCCGCCGGCTGTCCATGCTGCTAGTCTGGCGGTAAGATGCTACGCCGCTAAGCAGCCAGATGAACCCCAGATCGTGATCCACTGAATCCGGATTGCGGAGGCACCCCTCCAGCTGCCGTTCACAGCTATCTGCAATACGAGACAATGGAGCAGCATCTACATTTTCCGGGGACTCACCATACACAAGCCATAACAGTCCTGGCCAGAAGCCGGCTGTCCACCATTCCGGATCATTCTGGTCATACGTTCCCTGCGGAGAGATGTGTGGAAAGGAATCCTTGATTCGCTGTGCGTTGCGAATTGTTTTGTCCGCTCCCTGCCGCCATGCTTCTTCAACCCATGTTATCGATGTGGATGTACTCACGAGCATTGCCTCCTCTATTCGTATCCTTATTTATTTGCTCATACACATACGCAACTTAAAATTACTATATTGGCACGCCGCCTTCACAAGTCCTCATTGCATCGGTCCAGTCCGGTTTGACTTCTATTCTAATTCTCCGACTTACCTGGGCTGGATGGTGAATTTTAGTCTGCACCGTGTCTCCTTAGAGGTATGATCCCGAGAATTTCCGCTTTCATCGGGGGTTCGCCTTAAGAATAACGCCGTGCGGTAAAACTTCTGTGGCAGGTGATCATGATCCACCGTCTCGATCACTTCGATCTGTGCATCCCAGAGTTCAGCATCGTAATGCAGGATCACCACAGCGTTGTTCCCTTCCCACTGTACCCCTGCTTCGTGCATGACAGGTCTAATTCGACTGATAAAATGCTCAATGACTCGCATTTTTTCATTCATGTACTCTCCTCTTTGAATACCAGAAGGTTGGCGCCACTGATAATGATCTTCAAGGAGAAGCACGGCTTCCGAAGCCCCAGGTGGACAGTTCCAGCATAGATGCCTGATATATCTTGTCAGTGTGGGAGCCTCCGGGTACGCTGACGTCAGGTCGAATTCAGCCTCTACCCCCAGTGGAGACAAGTGCTTGATATGTAGCATTTTCGCTTCGGCTTGTCGTCCGGATTGCTGATGAGTCCCCTCAATGACAGGAACGCTATGCCCCTGAGAGCCAATTTGCCAAATGCGTTCCCGTCCAGGCGCGAAGTAGGCTTGAGTATACTCGCCTGAACCTGGGTCACAGAGAATGTTTTCACCGCCGCCATGAAGGATAAAATGTCCCAGATCATTATGATTATGGGGCTCTGCGTTATGACCTCCTTTTACCGAAAAGGCCACCCTCACTTCCTTGTGCTCACCAGCTGCCAGTGTCCCTCTGGCTATCACCCACGATAAATCCTCCAAGTAGATGGGAGCTCCCGGATCGCCTGATTCAATCGCTCTCTCGAACTTAGCTGGATTAGTCCAGAGTACATTACGCAAGGCATGAGCCCACCTGTGGCAAGGATCCTGAGAGAGAAGCGGGATATGAAGCCCCAAGTTGATTCGAATGTCCTGCCGTTCGGACAAAAGGGAAAGCAGTCCAGACGGAATCGTCTCCCGCTCACGACTGTCCGAATAGTTGATAAACACCCCGTCCGATAAATGAATATTTCCCGGGAAAGAAGCGATCGCTCCCGTAATGGATTCAGACAACATATCCAGCTCACCTGCACTGCACAATCTCAGCATCTCTGCAAAATAGGTATAGAATCCGAACCCATAAACCCAGTAGCCCACACCTTCAGCACATCCCCCATCCAGCCCGTACCCACTCAAAAAGGCACTCATGGATCGAATAGTGTGCTGCACAGCCATGGCTCTAAGCTGCTCATCTTCCAATAAAAGAAGAGCCGCAACCCCGCACCCACCGCTGCATACTGCTGACCAGTTATGATTCGCATCTTCCCAACCGTAAGTCCGCTGCTCACGGTACAACGGAGTAAATATCCTGTCTTCGATCTCCGCCTTGACCATCCGGATTATGCGCTTATCCAGCATATCATTCAGCATCATGATCATCTCTGCCAGCATTTGTGCGGTCTCTGCAGCGAAGAGATCAATATGTTTTCTCGCGCCAGCTTCTTCTCCTTCGGGTATATGGGCGGACAGGCACCAGGTTTGTTCGGTACAGATACGCCAAATCAGGTCCTCCAGCAAATGCACACGATCGGCAGATGGCGATGCCGCGACCAATAGGCCCAGAGAAACAAGCCTGCCGCGCCGTTCAAAATAGGCCTGCTCATATGCCTGACGCTCACCTGTATCCCTGAACTCACGAAATAGGGAAAAAGATAGTTCAGGCAGGTTCTCCGTACGCGCCTTCTGTTCATAACCTTCTAAATCCAACCAAAAGCCGGCATAAACAGGATCATTCCACGTGTCCGTGAGCCTGTCTTTCCAACGATGGATAAGTTCCAAGCCATCGGACATTCCATGTCTCATAGCCGCTGTGATGTGATCCACCGTCCAATGTAGTCCAGGGTGAACCGTCATAAGAATTCCTCCCCACTGTTGTAACCGATTTCATTTTAGCCTATCAGATAGTAAAAATGAAGGGAATTCGGCTAATCTTATGTAAAAAAACAAATAATATGAAAATAACTGAAACTTTTCAGATTGTTTTCTCGTAAAAGAGTTGTCGGTACTCATTGCATATGTACTTTATTCCATTATGAGGACAGGTGAACCATACTGAATACTGAATTATTTGATCAGGCTGTAACGGAACTGCTGCATCGCTCGGATAGTCGTGTGCTTGTTCAGGTCGAACCCCATTTTCCGGACAATCGCCTCGTCGGTGGTAAATACCACATGGGAAGTCACACCGTGTATCTATATAAGAAAGAGATTATGGAGCAATGCCGGATGCTCTTCGGTACGCTAGCTCCATTGAAAGCCTATATTTATGTCATTTTGGCTCATGAACTGGGTCACGCGGAGGATACAGAATTATCGGATCTGTCCGATCTTCTCGATGGGCCCCTTTCGGCTCCTGAGCAGGCAGAGATTCGACTGCGTATTGAAGAAAACGCCTGGCGTTATGCAGAATCACTGCTACAGGGCATGGATCCCGTTTTCTTGCGCACCATCATTGATGAATCCCTGCTCAGCTATCGCCAAGCCATTGAACCACATATTGCCTAAAGTCGCTATTGCACAACGTTAATCTAACAATCAAGGCCAGACTCACCCTTTTCCACAGGTGAGATCTGGCCTTGTTTGCTTGAATTACGTTTCATTCATGCTTGCTTCTATATAAACGATTAATTTTTCCGATTACGCGACCGGGCTTGTCCGCCCTTACGCCCTGCTTCTTCACGGCTCATTTTGCCATCCTGATCGTCGTTTCCATCACTGTTGCCACGGGCAATGCCGCCCTCCCGGCCAATCTCTTGATAGAACTCACGGTCGTGGGATTTTGAGGTTGCTTCCCCACCTTTACTGCCAATCTCCTGATAGAAATCCTTGTCATGGTTCTTCGAAGTTGCCTCTCCGCCCTTGCTGCCGATTTCTTGATAAAACTCATGATCATGATTCTTGGAGGTTGCTTCTCCACCCTTACGTCCTGCTTCTTCACGGCTCATTTTTCCGTTTTGGTTATTCTGTGCCATTTTGAATTCACTCCTTATCGGGTATTGAGTATAGTATGCTACGCTTCTTAATTACCCTCTCATTTGGTATTAAAACATGATATTTCTAAATATGTTATTTTTATATATAAAATTTTAGGTGTGTGTTATATGTAAAAAAGAGCAGAGGATCTGCACAGACCCTCTGCTCCTTATTTATTGAATTTTAAGCGGACTTTCCTGTACGACAGACAACCATTGACGTGCAATCAGTTCATGACCTGCTGCCGTTGGATGTACGCCATCCCACAACCAGTAGGATGCGTCCACCTTTTCAGTGGCTTCATTAAGCATATCCTGCAATGGAACAAACACAGCACCGAACTCATCCGCGAGCTCGCGGACAAGGCGTTGGTACTCACCTATGGTCTGCTGCCATACATCCCATTTGTCCACCGTAGCTCCGGTTTTCAGAATGAAGGGTTCCATCAAAACGAGCCCCGTATGCGGCATGACTTCCCGAGTCTCTTCCAGCAAATGCCGATACGCTCGTCCAAGACGATCCGTCACCCCGCTGGGCTCATTATTCATCGTACGCCAGGCGTCATTCACACCGATCAGAATGCTGATCAGATCAGGCTTCAGACTAAAGGTATCTTCATTCCAACGTGCATACAGATCGGATGCGCGATCCCCACTGATCCCCCTGTTGTAGAAGGTTGGCTGCTTCTCAGCCAGCTCTGCACCCAATCTGCTGGAGATCAAATAAGCGTAGCCATGTCCCAAAAAGTGATTCGGATCATCGTTCCGCGATCTTCCTCCGTCTGTAATGGAGTCTCCCTGAAACAATATTACGGATGGACTTGTACTCATGATTTTGAACCGTTCCTTCCTCTTATGTAA contains these protein-coding regions:
- a CDS encoding glycosyl hydrolase encodes the protein MSTSTSITWVEEAWRQGADKTIRNAQRIKDSFPHISPQGTYDQNDPEWWTAGFWPGLLWLVYGESPENVDAAPLSRIADSCERQLEGCLRNPDSVDHDLGFIWLLSGVASYRQTSSMDSRRRGMLAANLFAARFNVRGQFIRAWNFNSSTMDTRGVAIIDSMMNLPLLYWASEQSGDPRFRLLAEAHADTVAREFIRADGSICHVVEFDPHTGQKLREHGGQGHAPGSAWARGTAWALHGFALSYRYTGEARYLETAERAADFFLAMLAEDIVPFWDFRAPAEHQVAWDSSAAAIAASGLLELAKLSPRGEEYAAAGERIVRGLHERYSSGESAAEEGLIMQGTVHYPEGRGLNVPIIYGDYFYMEALAKLRGRSGLF
- a CDS encoding heparinase II/III domain-containing protein; the encoded protein is MTVHPGLHWTVDHITAAMRHGMSDGLELIHRWKDRLTDTWNDPVYAGFWLDLEGYEQKARTENLPELSFSLFREFRDTGERQAYEQAYFERRGRLVSLGLLVAASPSADRVHLLEDLIWRICTEQTWCLSAHIPEGEEAGARKHIDLFAAETAQMLAEMIMMLNDMLDKRIIRMVKAEIEDRIFTPLYREQRTYGWEDANHNWSAVCSGGCGVAALLLLEDEQLRAMAVQHTIRSMSAFLSGYGLDGGCAEGVGYWVYGFGFYTYFAEMLRLCSAGELDMLSESITGAIASFPGNIHLSDGVFINYSDSRERETIPSGLLSLLSERQDIRINLGLHIPLLSQDPCHRWAHALRNVLWTNPAKFERAIESGDPGAPIYLEDLSWVIARGTLAAGEHKEVRVAFSVKGGHNAEPHNHNDLGHFILHGGGENILCDPGSGEYTQAYFAPGRERIWQIGSQGHSVPVIEGTHQQSGRQAEAKMLHIKHLSPLGVEAEFDLTSAYPEAPTLTRYIRHLCWNCPPGASEAVLLLEDHYQWRQPSGIQRGEYMNEKMRVIEHFISRIRPVMHEAGVQWEGNNAVVILHYDAELWDAQIEVIETVDHDHLPQKFYRTALFLRRTPDESGNSRDHTSKETRCRLKFTIQPR
- a CDS encoding general stress protein, with the translated sequence MAQNNQNGKMSREEAGRKGGEATSKNHDHEFYQEIGSKGGEATSKNHDKDFYQEIGSKGGEATSKSHDREFYQEIGREGGIARGNSDGNDDQDGKMSREEAGRKGGQARSRNRKN
- a CDS encoding SGNH/GDSL hydrolase family protein, translating into MSTSPSVILFQGDSITDGGRSRNDDPNHFLGHGYAYLISSRLGAELAEKQPTFYNRGISGDRASDLYARWNEDTFSLKPDLISILIGVNDAWRTMNNEPSGVTDRLGRAYRHLLEETREVMPHTGLVLMEPFILKTGATVDKWDVWQQTIGEYQRLVRELADEFGAVFVPLQDMLNEATEKVDASYWLWDGVHPTAAGHELIARQWLSVVQESPLKIQ